The following coding sequences lie in one Cherax quadricarinatus isolate ZL_2023a chromosome 8, ASM3850222v1, whole genome shotgun sequence genomic window:
- the LOC128706146 gene encoding monocarboxylate transporter 13-like encodes MSKCRLTGDTKVENNGYYNRAFYGEEMNESVQRDEDTCIEMEYLAGRGITSPEFDAAVSDLRKRSQCENTVIHTVWNGVHKGESDAKEKENEMEKESHKESVLYTNEEGQKLHQNSPETDHHPGTPTSEKPPGPPRPGASNIAIFDSGNDSCTDGEDKEVPDGGWGYVVTAGCFIIMNLTNIYGPCFGILFSSFLLELKASSATITWIFNIQSFMFSFSSVFLMPLVKRFGWRCVTFIGGVFTAVGLAMSAFATSHWFLLCSYSLLGGIGCGVSTVVPVLVLTRYFKRRLGRANAFMVGGVCTGQMLGPPLVTYLQEEYGFKGATLIVAALMLNTSVASVVFHPVEWHTKSPSNVKKLDNNRSSSRSQEYGVGATLVKMICSLGKQLKILQNARVVIFAVAGNCVFSSYLNFFVLVPFVMEAGGFSQEEASWCMSVSAASNLATRLLVSSLADWSWFSIRGCFMAGIFVVAVSTAGRLNNSLPGRS; translated from the exons ATGTCCAAGTGCAGACTGACTGGCGATACCAAGGTGGAAAATAATGGGTACTATAATAGAGCTTTTTATGGGGAGGAAATGAATGAAAGTGTTCAGCGAGATGAAGACACTTGCATTGAGATGGAGTATCTGGCAGGAAGAGGCATCACTTCACCAGAATTCGACGCTGCTGTTTCTGATTTACGTAAGAGATCCCAGTGCGAAAACACCGTCATTCACACTGTCTGGAATGGTGTCCATAAAGGAGAATCAGATGCTAAAGAGAaggaaaatgaaatggaaaaagaaAGCCACAAGGAAAGTGTCTTATATACAAACGAAGAGGGCCAAAAGCTTCATCAAAATTCTCCAGAAACAGATCATCACCCAGGAACCCCAACCTCCGAGAAGCCCCCAGGTCCTCCAAGACCCGGAGCGTCGAACATTGCGATATTCGACAGTGGAAACGACAGTTGCACAGATGGTGAAGATAAAGAGGTGCCAGACGGAGGCTGGGGCTACGTGGTCACCGCCGGATGTTTCATCATTATG AACTTGACTAATATTTATGGACCGTGTTTTGGTATTCTCTTCTCGTCGTTTTTGCTGGAGCTGAAGGCATCGTCGGCAACAATCACTTGGATATTTAATATACAATCTTTCATGTTTAGCTTCTCATCTGTGTTTCTGATGCCACTGGTAAAGCGCTTcgggtggaggtgtgtgacttTCATTGGTGGTGTGTTCACTGCTGTTGGTCTGGCTATGTCTGCCTTCGCTACCTCACACTGGTtcctcttgtgttcatattctctACTGGGAG GTATTGGTTGTGGCGTGTCAACTGTGGTGCCTGTCTTGGTTTTAACACGTTATTTCAAACGGCGTCTTGGACGGGCCAACGCGTTCATGGTTGGGGGAGTTTGCACGGGCCAGATGCTTGGACCGCCCTTGGTGACGTACCTGCAGGAGGAGTATGGGTTCAAGGGCGCCACCCTCATCGTTGCCGCTCTCATGCTGAACACGAGTGTAGCCTCCGTCGTGTTCCACCCTGTAGAGTGGCACACCAAGAGCCCTAGTAATGTTAAGAAGCTCGACAATAATAGATCATCAAGCCGTAGCCAAGAGTATGGTGTTGGTGCAACTCTTGTAAAGATGATCTGTTCATTGGGAAAGCAATTAAAGATTCTCCAAAATGCGCGAGTTGTCATCTTCGCAGTAGCAGGAAACTGTGTCTTTAGCAGTTACCTTAACTTCTTTGTGTTGGTCCCGTTCgtgatggaggctggagggttctcgcaggaggaagcatcctggtgtatgtctgtgtctgcAGCGTCCAACCTGGCGACGCGTCTGCTGGTATCCTCCCTGGCGGACTGGTCCTGGTTCAGCATTCGTGGCTGCTTCATGGCCGGCATCTTTGTCGTTGCCGTATCCACCGCCGGTAGGTTAAATAACAGTCTTCCTGGCAGGAGCTAA